Proteins encoded by one window of Rhodamnia argentea isolate NSW1041297 chromosome 6, ASM2092103v1, whole genome shotgun sequence:
- the LOC115734533 gene encoding 10 kDa chaperonin, mitochondrial-like — translation MAKRLIPTLNRVLIEKIVPPSKTNTGILLPEKTTKLNSGKVIAVGPGARDKDGKIIPVSVKEGETVLLPEYGGTEVKLGEKEYHLYRDEDILGTLHD, via the exons ATGGCGAAGCGTCTGATTCCGACTCTCAATCGCGTTTTGATAGAGAAGATCGTTCCTCCATCCAAAACCAATACCGGGATCTTACTCCCTGAGAAGACCACCAAG CTGAATTCTGGAAAAGTCATTGCAGTGGGTCCTGGGGCTCGGGATAAGGATGGGAAGATTATTCCTGTTAGCGTGAAGGAAGGAGAGACAGTTCTTCTGCCTGAATACGGTGGAACTGAAGTAAAGCTTGGCGAGAAAGA GTATCATTTATACAGAGATGAAGACATCTTGGGGACTCTCCATGATTAG
- the LOC115734531 gene encoding hydroxymethylglutaryl-CoA lyase, mitochondrial, with product MSSLEEPLGLDKLPSMSTIDRIQRFSSGACRPRMDDMGMGSCWIEGRDCSSSNSCSNDYDEFTEDSFPWRSHTRNGSKNDSYTRSSNGGRNDSVAGSLCASRYFLDHQYRSKCDEKSMRTTSNKFLRGIPKFVKIVEVGPRDGLQNEKNTVPTAIKVELIRRLVSCGLPVVEATSFVSPKWVPQLADAKDVMEAVHNLEDARLPVLTPNMKGFQAAVAAGAKEVAVFASASESFSKSNINCSIEESLARYRAVTQAAKALLIPVRGYVSCAIGCPVEGPIAPSKVAYVAKELYEMGCFEISLGDTIGVGTPGTVVPMLEAVMAVVPADKLAVHFHDTYGQSLPNILISLQMGISTVDSSVAGLGGCPYAKGATGNVATEDVVYMLNGLGVKTNVDLAKLMVAGEFISKHLCRPSGSKTAIALCRATADASKI from the exons ATGTCGAGTTTGGAGGAACCACTTGGTCTTGACAAGTTGCCCAGCATGAGTACTATTGATAGGATTCAGAGGTTCTCATCCGGTGCGTGTCGACCAAGAATGGATGATATGGGAATGGGGAGTTGCTGGATCGAAGGAAGGGATTGTAGCTCATCAAACAGTTGCAG CAACGATTATGATGAGTTTACAGAAGATTCATTCCCATGGAGAAGTCATACCCGAAATGGGTCCAAAAACGACTCCTACACCCGATCTTCAAATGGAGGCAGGAACGACTCGGTGGCTGGGAGCCTATGCGCTTCCCGGTACTTCCTGGACCATCAGTATAGATCCAAGTGTGATGAAAAAAGCATGCGCACCACATCAAACAAG TTTTTGAGAGGTATTCCGAAGTTTGTGAAGATTGTGGAAGTTGGTCCAAGAGATGGATTACAGAATGAGAAAAATACGGTGCCTACCGCAATTAAGGTGGAATTGATACGAAGATTAGTGTCCTGTGGGTTGCCCGTGGTTGAAGCCACAAGCTTTGTATCACCTAAATGGGTTCCTCAG CTGGCGGATGCAAAGGATGTAATGGAAGCAGTACATAATTTGGAGGATGCCAGATTGCCTGTTCTGACTCCTAATATGAAA GGATTTCAAGCAGCTGTAGCAGCTGGTGCTAAGGAAGTAGCAGTGTTTGCATCTGCTTCCGAGTCCTTTTCGAAGTCAAACATCAATTGTAGCATTGAAGAGAGTCTTGCACGTTACCGTGCCGTTACTCAAGCTGCTAAAGCGCTCTTAATCCCTGTCCGTGG GTATGTCTCATGTGCCATTGGATGTCCAGTAGAAGGACCAATTGCACCTTCAAAAGTTGCTTATGTCGCAAAAGAGCTATATGAAATGGGCTGCTTCGAAATTTCCCTCGGAGATACGATTGGGGTTGGTACTCCAG GAACTGTTGTTCCAATGCTTGAAGCTGTAATGGCTGTTGTCCCAGCTGACAAACTTGCTGTTCACTTTCATGACACCTATGGGCAGTCTCTCCCGAATATTTTGATATCCCTCCAA ATGGGAATTAGCACAGTAGATTCCTCCGTTGCGGGATTAGGCGGTTGTCCCTATGCGAAGGGAGCAACAGGAAACGTTGCCACGGAGGATGTGGTGTACATGCTCAATGGGCTTGGCGTGAAGACCAATGTGGACCTCGCAAAGCTCATGGTGGCTGGAGAATTCATAAGCAAACATTTGTGCCGGCCATCTGGTTCAAAGACGGCCATTGCCCTATGCCGTGCTACAGCAGATGCCTCTAAGATATGA
- the LOC115734326 gene encoding Holliday junction resolvase MOC1, chloroplastic-like, which produces MEAIQIKPRHRQEAIQFRSHLMNPLHFALRPKISFAGSRFISLFCSSALAANQAQVRILDAPSSRSPDSRKEGAGGNGNGNGNGRIKVKGKSPDAQLKQRWLDSLTCPVAASSGWVDCDGDSLGLDWVIGIDPDLSGALALLKPDKSGFSAQVFDSPAVPILVGKRTRRRLDPKSIVQLLRSLDAPIGTKAYIEQSIPFPNDGKQGWWSGGFGYGLWIGILVSSGFSVVPVASSLWKNVFELSGSAFTKDDSRRVASSLFPSLDDQLKRKKDHGRAEALLIAAYGKGLKLKSNSSCIVEEVVSSSLHLF; this is translated from the exons ATGGAAGCCATCCAAATCAAGCCTCGCCACCGACAAGAAGCCATCCAGTTCCGGAGCCATCTCATGAACCCGCTCCACTTCGCGCTCAGACCCAAAATCTCCTTCGCTGGGTCTCGCTTCATCTCGCTCTTCTGTTCTTCCGCCCTGGCTGCAAATCAGGCTCAAGTTCGGATTTTGGACGCGCCGAGTTCGCGGAGTCCTGATTCGAGGAAAGAGGGCGCTGGTGGGAACGGGAATGGG AATGGGAATGGGAGAATTAAGGTTAAGGGTAAGTCCCCCGATGCTCAGCTGAAGCAGAGGTGGTTGGACTCGCTCACTTGCCCTGTTGCCGCTAGTTCTGGGTGGGTAGATTGTGATGGAGATAGTTTGGGCTTGGATTGGGTTATCGGCATCGATCCGGATCTCTCGGGTGCATTGGCGCTCTTGAAACCCGACAAGTCCGGGTTTTCAGCTCAG GTGTTTGATTCTCCCGCTGTTCCAATACTGGTTGGTAAAAGAACTCGAAGGCGATTGGATCCCAAGTCTATTGTTCAGTTGCTTCGGAGCTTGGATGCTCCAATTG GGACAAAGGCATACATAGAACAGTCTATTCCATTTCCTAATGATGGTAAACAG GGATGGTGGAGTGGAGGTTTTGGATATGGCTTGTGGATTGGAATCTTGGTTTCGTCGGGATTTTCCGTGGTTCCAGTTGCATCTTCACTGTGGAAAAATGTATTTGAGCTCTCTGGGAGTGCCTTCACAAAG GATGACAGTCGGAGGGTTGCATCAagtttgtttccttctttggaTGATCAACTTAAAAGGAAGAAAGACCATG GTAGAGCTGAGGCTCTTCTTATTGCCGCCTATGGGAAAGGCTTGAAGTTGAAGTCAAATTCATCGTGTATTGTTGAGGAAGTGGTCTCTTCGtcgctccatttgttttga
- the LOC115734126 gene encoding uncharacterized protein LOC115734126 produces MEIVDSHNITATSIHLSAPASPDESSFEGLLFHSAPGSPKTEPPTPRASSNDGGDFQFETSRQFDDIALENPTKRQQHERREEPQPRESPRERPCMAFADELFCDGKVKPLKLPPRLQNNGGDGSRVQTPVASPTSSPRYAGVRKRLARQKSLWDDGFDPFEVALERVRAEERDSSRRRSRSMSPFRGFGGVSGDGDKVVGMRSSESTRWTLRGSAREESAEAGVRFWRAKKKVEPVEQFDPAHEKDTQTGSLEEEKQRQRKLALAEPRGADFARRLRLVKMDTHANPCKPTTTALPGPEATSTPDQGKENGGGSVNCIPRESKRQRIKKFLLRSTSLGRELGTKEKGGDGSASAEPVSKPNILRRLSFRSTGSKQSGHEVSTVGQMTLVRYRPRMLLCLGYGVQSSVHVG; encoded by the exons ATGGAGATCGTGGATTCTCATAACATCACCGCCACAAGCATCCACCTGAGCGCTCCCGCGAGCCCAGACGAGAGCAGCTTCGAAGGCTTGCTCTTCCACAGTGCCCCCGGGAGCCCCAAGACTGAGCCCCCCACTCCTAGAGCCTCCTCCAACGACGGCGGGGACTTCCAGTTCGAGACCAGTCGCCAGTTCGACGACATCGCTCTTGAGAACCCCACGAAACGACAACAGCATGAGCGGCGGGAAGAACCACAACCACGAGAGAGCCCACGCGAGCGACCTTGCATGGCATTCGCGGACGAGCTCTTCTGCGACGGGAAGGTCAAGCCGCTGAAGCTCCCGCCGCGGCTCCAGAACAACGGCGGCGACGGGTCACGGGTTCAGACGCCGGTGGCTTCCCCGACGTCGTCTCCGCGTTATGCTGGCGTGAGGAAACGGCTCGCGAGGCAGAAGAGCTTGTGGGACGACGGATTCGACCCGTTCGAGGTTGCGCTGGAGCGGGTGAGGGCGGAGGAGAGAGATTCCAGCCGCCGTAGGAGCAGGTCTATGTCTCCGTTCAGGGGATTTGGCGGCGTAAGTGGCGACGGCGACAAGGTGGTGGGGATGAGGTCCAGTGAATCGACTCGGTGGACTCTGCGGGGGAGCGCCAGGGAAGAGAGTGCCGAAGCCGGCGTGCGGTTCTGGAGGGCTAAAAAGAAGGTGGAGCCCGTGGAGCAATTCGACCCTGCCCATGAGAAGGACACCCAAACGGGCTCccttgaagaagaaaaacag AGGCAAAGGAAGCTGGCGTTGGCAGAGCCGAGAGGAGCAGACTTCGCAAGGAGATTGAGGCTGGTGAAGATGGACACCCATGCAAATCCATGCAAGCCAACCACGACCGCTCTCCCAGGACCAGAAGCCACAAGCACACCCGATCAGGGgaaagaaaatggaggaggGTCTGTCAACTGCATCCCAAGAGAATCGAAGAGGCAGAGGATAAAGAAGTTCCTCCTGAGGAGCACGTCGCTGGGGAGAGAACTCGGGACGAAGGAGAAGGGGGGAGATGGTTCCGCATCGGCTGAACCAGTGAGCAAACCGAACATCTTGAGAAGATTGAGCTTCAGGTCAACAGGGTCGAAGCAGTCGGGCCACGAAGTGAGCACAGTGGGTCAGATGACGCTCGTCCGTTACAGGCCCAGAATGCTGCTTTGTCTGGGCTATGGGGTCCAGAGCTCCGTGCATGTCGGGTGA
- the LOC115734127 gene encoding F-box protein At2g32560-like codes for MLICFLVTSSLSFLLLLLKSRPLKILSSRRTCFRVSLVLDRHRSPVPVRPLRLSVKEKMSPASGADNAEESKGGVSPLLDLPELALECILEKLPPDGLLSMSGVCTALRDRCRSDYFWDKHMKQKWDRVVGPSASKVWQLGLASRRDNGDSNQGKQKGLLRLFSLVWPCSWAGERINIGQDRTCSLPHDSSVMSWYIALETGRFWFPAQVYNRENGHAGFMLSCYDAELSYDFQTDTFRARYPPHGRRAMALETGVTWERLRSPPVDTSPHDLHLSDCLKDLCPGDHVEIQWRRNKEFPYGWWYGVVGHLESCDRNENYCRCLSSDAVVLEFNQYSAGSRWSRTTIDRRNHREEGNEVDGFYGGIRKLRTDDEISAWKRIWPTGLLE; via the exons ATGCTTATTTGCTTCTTGGTCAcctcctccctctccttcctcctccttttattGAAGTCCCGCCCTCTCAAGATTCTCTCTTCGCGGCGGACATGCTTCCGTGTCTCTCTGGTCCTCGATCGCCACCGTAGTCCTGTTCCCGTTCGGCCCCTGAGATTGTCcgtgaaggagaagatgagTCCAGCTTCAGGAGCAGACAATGCAGAGGAGTCCAAAGGAGGAGTGTCGCCGCTGTTGGACTTGCCGGAGCTCGCTCTGGAATGCATTCTCGAGAAGCTCCCGCCGGATGGGCTCTTGAGCATGTCTGGCGTGTGCACGGCTTTGAGAGATAGGTGCAGGAGTGACTATTTCTGGGACAAGCACATGAAGCAGAAATGGGACAGAGTGGTTGGTCCATCAGCTTCTAAGGTGTGGCAATTGGGCCTTGCTTCAAGGAGGGATAATGGTGATTCAAATCAAGGGAAGCAAAAGGGGTTGTTGAGGTTGTTTTCTCTCGTCTGGCCTTGTTCATGGGCTGGTGAGAGGATCAATATCGGTCAAGACCGGACGTGTTCTCTGCCACATGATTCATCGGTCATGTCTTGGTATATTGCACTTGAGACTGGGAGGTTCTGGTTCCCTGCTCAAGTCTATAACCGTGAG AACGGGCATGCTGGGTTTATGTTGTCTTGCTATGATGCTGAGCTCAGCTATGATTTTCAAACCGACACCTTCAGAGCCAG GTATCCCCCGCATGGAAGGAGGGCGATGGCGCTGGAGACCGGGGTGACGTGGGAAAGGCTGAGGTCCCCTCCGGTCGATACTTCTCCACACGACCTTCATTTGTCCGATTGTTTGAAGGATCTGTGCCCTGGTGACCATGTGGAGATTCAGtggagaagaaacaaagagTTTCCATATG GTTGGTGGTACGGCGTCGTCGGTCATCTGGAATCATGTGACAGGAACGAAAACTACTGCCGTTGCCTTAGCAGCG ATGCTGTGGTTCTGGAATTCAATCAGTATTCAGCAGGGTCGCGGTGGAGTCGCACAACCATAGACAGGCGAAACCACAGGGAGGAAGGGAACGAGGTCGACGGATTCTATGGAGGAATCAGAAAGCTCAGGACCGACGACGAGATTTCTGCGTGGAAGCGGATCTGGCCAACTGGACTACTAGAATAG